The Nitrososphaerales archaeon DNA window GTGCTCAAGGGCCGAAGATGCTAAGTTTGGCTGCAGAGCTCGGCGATGGTGTGATGATCAACGCTTCACATCCAAAGGACTTCGAAATCGCTCTACAATGCCTGAAGGATGGTGTTACGAAGGCGGGTAGGAGGTTGGAGGATATCGAGATCACAGCCGCTACATCTGTATCGATAGCAGAGGATATGGAGAAGGCCCGAAAGGCAGCTTTACCAATAGTCGCATTCATCGTGGCGGGATGCCCTCCAAACATACTCGAATCACATGGTATCAAGCCCGAATCTGCCCAAGCGATCAAAGATGCCATCAATAAAGGCCAATGGAAAGAGGCATTCGGTCAGGTTACGACCGAAATGCTCGATAGCTTCTCCATCTATGGAACGCCAGAAGTTTGTATCGAGAAGATCGATAAGATAGTCAAATTGGGAGTCACACTACTGGTCGTAGGATCGCCAGTAGGTCCAGATGTACGTAAATCTCTCATGCTGATCAGCAAAGAAGTTATGCCGAGATTTAAAGCCTAAACGATACATCGAGACCATCAAAACCCTTTATTTTTTATTTTTTATTTACAAAATTTTTATTTTTTTAAAATCTTAATCCAGATAGTATAGCGATCATCAACGAGGCTCCAGTGATATCGGCCGAAGTACCTGGATTGAGTATTTTACGTGATCCTCTCAATCGTCCATCTAAGATGATCAACCTCTTCCTCCCTTCATCACTCATCAACCCTCCAACTCTTAAAATCTCTCTAGCCTCCTTCGAAACTTCTTCAGCCACTGGAAGCCCTATCTTTACTGCTTCTCTTACATTTCGAGTAAATTCGAACCCGACCTTCCTCGCGATGAATGTATCGGGTACTTCGGCCAGTATTCGTAAGAATGTATGTACTGTAGCGGTATTGATATCACCAGTAACTTCATAAACCCTCACGAATTCTGGATAACCGATTTCGAAGGAGATCCTTAAGCCTGTAATCCACTCCTTCGCAATATTATCCCACTCAGATGCATACTTCATCAATTCATAGAGGCTCAGCCCCTTCTCCAAGATAACTCTGTAGGCATCGACCTTGGTAACATCTACCATATCTTTATCATCCAACACACCCAATGCAGCATCGGCTTCGTATAGGCCCCTTGTAGCCTCCAACGCATCATCGACGGTCGTAGCCTCTAATACTTTGACAACTCCTTCACGAAGGATCTCTACTTCAACCCTACCTTTCTCCACATAGGCTAAGCCAGCAGATGCGGCCAGAGGCACGAAGAGAAGGATCGTACCAAGGTGTGTATTACCACCTCTGTGGGATGCCTTTACATTAAAGATCGCCCTTTTGATATATCTCCCTATGCCTATCTCGCTCAAAGAGCCTTTCATCCTTATTCCAGCCATCGTCACATCTCTAATCACTGGTCCTAGAGCTACAGCACCGGCCAGAAAGTGCTCAAACCTTGTATCGGGATAATCGGCACTTCTATGCACATTACCGGGTTTGGGTGTACCACTAACCTCTAACAACGTAGCTAACTGCGCAGCCTTCATCACTTCGTCAGGGAAGTCCATTGCATCCATATCGATCTAATTTACTCCTCCAAATAAAATATTAAATATTCTTCAGAAATACCATTAGAGAGAGGTGAAATCGGCTTGGTTAAGGTTGTAGGTATAGATCCCGGAACGAAGAGCTTCGATTTCTGTGGGCTCGATGATGGAAGGGTCTTCATGGATACGACCATACCATCGATCGAAATTGCAAAGGATCCTAAGGTCGTGATCGATCTACTCAGATCTGCGGGTAAACTTGATCTTATCGTAGGCCCATCTGGCTACGGCCTTCCATTAACACACATCAGCCAGATCACCGATAGGGAGCACTTTCTTACAATACTGGTAAGGCCCGATGATCTGAAGGTTGGTGTGTTGATCGGTTTGAGAAAGTTAGTAAGGATGATGAAGGATGAAGGTTTTAACGTATACTTCATCCCGGGCGTAATTCATCTACCTACAGTACCTCTGCATCGAAAGGTGAATAAGATCGATATGGGCACCGCCGATAAACTCTGCTGTACAGTATTGGCGATCTACGATCAAGCAAAGAGGCTCGGCATAAGCTATAGGGAAACCTCGCTCATACTTGTTGAGATCGGCTTTGGATTCACCGCCATTATAGGTGTGGAGAATGGTGAGGTCGTTGATGGGATCGGTGGTACTACTGGTGGTATCGGATTCCTCACCTTGGGCGCGATGGATGGTGAATTGGCATACCTTTTAAATACATTCGATAAGGAATTGTTATTCCAAGGTGGTGCAGCCTATATAGCGAGTGGTGATGGATCCATTACACCGGAAGAGTTTGCAGATAAAGTGGTGCTGGGCGGTAGGTATAAAGTAGCTTGGGAGGCCCTGATGGAGAATATCGTCAAAGGCGTAGCTGCAATAAAGGCCTCTGTACCCAATCCCAAAGAAATTCTGATTTCAGGTAGGCTTTCAAGGGTCGATAAAATCTATGATGAAGTTTCGAAGAGGCTTTCAAAATTTGGTACTGTGAGGAAGGTCGGTAGGTTCGCTGTAGTCGCTAAAGAAGCGGCAGAAGGTGCCGCACTGATAGCGGATGGTTTGGCTGGTGGTAGATTTAAAGATCTGGTCGATACGGTCAGGATTAGAGAGGCTTCTGGTACGGTCTTAGATTACATCTATCTGAAGAATATCGATGAGGTAAAGAGGAAGTACGGTGTCATTTGAAGTGGTTTTATCTTACATGGCGTGATGAACGATGAGAAGCACAGATAACTCAGAATGTTACTTTCTAACTAAAG harbors:
- the mer gene encoding 5,10-methylenetetrahydromethanopterin reductase, with translation MVKFGLELVPMDPYWKTVYYAILAEKLGFDYVWITDHYVNRNVYTILTTIALHTERIKMGAGVTNPYLIHPVVTAQIFASLNEIAPGRVVCGIGPGDKTTLESVITSYEKPLLTVKEAIQIIRSVITTGKVKFEGSRFVVPNVRMNFKPKQNIPIFIGAQGPKMLSLAAELGDGVMINASHPKDFEIALQCLKDGVTKAGRRLEDIEITAATSVSIAEDMEKARKAALPIVAFIVAGCPPNILESHGIKPESAQAIKDAINKGQWKEAFGQVTTEMLDSFSIYGTPEVCIEKIDKIVKLGVTLLVVGSPVGPDVRKSLMLISKEVMPRFKA
- a CDS encoding triphosphoribosyl-dephospho-CoA synthase; amino-acid sequence: MDAMDFPDEVMKAAQLATLLEVSGTPKPGNVHRSADYPDTRFEHFLAGAVALGPVIRDVTMAGIRMKGSLSEIGIGRYIKRAIFNVKASHRGGNTHLGTILLFVPLAASAGLAYVEKGRVEVEILREGVVKVLEATTVDDALEATRGLYEADAALGVLDDKDMVDVTKVDAYRVILEKGLSLYELMKYASEWDNIAKEWITGLRISFEIGYPEFVRVYEVTGDINTATVHTFLRILAEVPDTFIARKVGFEFTRNVREAVKIGLPVAEEVSKEAREILRVGGLMSDEGRKRLIILDGRLRGSRKILNPGTSADITGASLMIAILSGLRF
- a CDS encoding DUF1464 family protein yields the protein MVKVVGIDPGTKSFDFCGLDDGRVFMDTTIPSIEIAKDPKVVIDLLRSAGKLDLIVGPSGYGLPLTHISQITDREHFLTILVRPDDLKVGVLIGLRKLVRMMKDEGFNVYFIPGVIHLPTVPLHRKVNKIDMGTADKLCCTVLAIYDQAKRLGISYRETSLILVEIGFGFTAIIGVENGEVVDGIGGTTGGIGFLTLGAMDGELAYLLNTFDKELLFQGGAAYIASGDGSITPEEFADKVVLGGRYKVAWEALMENIVKGVAAIKASVPNPKEILISGRLSRVDKIYDEVSKRLSKFGTVRKVGRFAVVAKEAAEGAALIADGLAGGRFKDLVDTVRIREASGTVLDYIYLKNIDEVKRKYGVI